In Cervus elaphus chromosome 3, mCerEla1.1, whole genome shotgun sequence, the following proteins share a genomic window:
- the KCNH3 gene encoding potassium voltage-gated channel subfamily H member 3 isoform X5, producing the protein MQRGCACSFLYGPDTSELVRQQIRKALDEHKEFKAELILYRKSGLPFWCLLDVIPIKNEKGEVALFLVSHKDISETKNRGGPDNWKESGGGRRRYGRAGSKGFNANRRRSRAVLYHLSGHLQKQPKGKHKLNKGVFGEKPNLPEYKVAAIRKSPFILLHCGALRATWDGFILLATLYVAVTVPYSVCVSTAREPSAARGPPSVCDLAVEVLFILDIVLNFRTTFVSKSGQVVFAPKSICLHYVTTWFLLDVIAALPFDLLHAFKVNVYFGAHLLKTVRLLRLLRLLPRLDRYSQYSAVVLTLLMAVFALLAHWVACVWFYIGQREIESSASELPEIGWLQELARRLETPYYLVGRSPSAGNSSGQSDNCSSSFGEANRTGPELLGGPSLRSAYITSLYFALSSLTSVGFGNVSANTDTEKIFSICTMLIGALMHAVVFGNVTAIIQRMYARRFLYHSRTRDLRDYIRIHRIPKPLKQRMLEYFQATWAVNNGIDTTELLQSLPDELRADIAMHLHKEVLQLPLFEAASRGCLRALSLALRPAFCTPGEYLIHQGDALQALYFVCSGSMEVLKGGTVLAILGKGDLIGCELPRREQVVKANADVKGLTYCVLQCLQLAGLHESLALYPEFAPRFSRGLRGELSYNLGAGGGPAEADTSSLSGDNTLMSTLEEKETDGEQGPAASPAPADEPSSPLLSPGCTSSSSAAKLLSPRRTAPRPRLGGRGRPGRAGALQAEAGPSTHPRSLEGLRLPPVPWNVPPDLSPRVVDGIEDGCGSDQPKFSFRVRQSGPECSSSPSPGPALAGNPILLSTENGLLTVPLGPSEVRNTDTLDKLRQAVMELSEQVLQMREGLQSLRQAVQLVLAPHGEGPCPRASGEGPCRAGASGLLQPLCVDTGTSSYCLQPSAGSVLSGTWPHPRPGPPPLVAPWPWGPPASQSSPWPRATAFWTSTSDSEPPGSGELCPEPSTPGSPPPEEGARTGPPEPVNQAEAASTGEPPPASGGHALPWEPHSLEMVLIGCHGSGTVQWTQEEGTGV; encoded by the exons ATGCAGCGGGGCTGCGCCTGCTCCTTCCTCTATGGGCCAGACACAAGTGAGCTCGTCCGCCAACAGATTCGCAAGGCCCTGGATGAGCACAAGGAGTTCAAGGCTGAGCTGATCTTGTACCGGAAGAGCG GGCTCCCGTTCTGGTGTCTTCTGGATGTGATACCCATAAAGAATGAGAAAGGGGAGGTGGCCCTCTTCCTGGTCTCTCACAAGGACATCAGTGAAACCAAGAACCGAGGGGGGCCTGACAACTGGAAGGAGTCAG GTGGTGGCCGACGCCGATATGGCCGGGCTGGATCCAAAGGTTTCAATGCCAACCGGCGGCGGAGCCGGGCTGTGCTCTACCACCTGTCTGGGCACCTGCAGAAGCAGCCCAAGGGCAAGCACAAGCTCAATAAG GGGGTGTTTGGGGAGAAGCCAAATCTGCCTGAGTACAAGGTAGCCGCCATCCGGAAGTCACCCTTCATCCTGCTGCACTGCGGGGCGCTGAGGGCCACTTGGGATGGCTTCATCCTGCTGGCCACCCTCTACGTGGCTGTCACCGTGCCCTACAGCGTGTGCGTGAGCACAGCCCGGGAGCCCAGCGCCGCCCGCGGCCCCCCCAGTGTCTGCGACCTGGCCGTGGAGGTCCTCTTCATTCTCG ACATTGTGCTGAATTTCCGCACCACGTTCGTGTCCAAGTCGGGCCAGGTGGTGTTTGCCCCCAAGTCCATCTGCCTGCACTACGTCACCACGTGGTTCCTGCTGGATGTCATCGCAGCGCTGCCCTTCGACCTGCTGCACGCCTTCAAGGTCAATGTG TACTTCGGGGCGCACCTGCTGAAGACGGTGCGACTCCTGCGGCTGCTCCGCCTGCTCCCTCGGCTGGACCGCTACTCGCAGTACAGCGCCGTGGTGCTGACCCTGCTCATGGCCGTGTTCGCCCTGCTTGCCCACTGGGTGGCCTGCGTCTGGTTCTACATCGGCCAGCGGGAAATTGAGAGCAGCGCCTCGGAGCTGCCCGAGATCG gctGGCTGCAGGAGCTGGCCCGCCGGCTGGAGACCCCCTACTACCTGGTGGGCCGGAGCCCCTCCGCAGGGAACAGCTCGGGCCAGAGTGATAACTGTAGCAGCAGCTTCGGCGAGGCCAACAGGACCGGGCCTGAGCTCCTGGGCGGCCCCTCACTGCGCAGCGCCTACATCACCTCCCTCTACTTCGCGCTCAGCAGCCTCACCAGCGTGGGCTTCGGCAACGTGTCGGCCAACACGGACACGGAGAAGATCTTCTCCATCTGCACCATGCTCATCGGCG ccctgatgCACGCGGTGGTGTTTGGGAACGTGACGGCCATCATCCAGCGCATGTACGCCCGCCGCTTTCTGTACCACAGCCGCACCCGCGACCTGCGCGACTACATCCGCATCCATCGCATCCCCAAGCCCCTCAAGCAGCGCATGCTCGAGTACTTCCAGGCGACCTGGGCGGTGAACAACGGTATCGACACCACAGAG CTGCTGCAGAGCCTCCCAGACGAGCTCCGCGCTGACATTGCCATGCATCTGCACAAGGAGGTCCTGCAGCTGCCCCTGTTCGAGGCGGCCAGCCGGGGCTGCCTGCGGGCGCTGTCCCTGGCCCTGCGGCCCGCCTTCTGCACACCGGGCGAGTACCTCATTCATCAGGGCGACGCCCTCCAGGCCCTCTACTTCGTCTGCTCCGGCTCCATGGAGGTGCTCAAGGGTGGCACCGTGCTGGCCATCCTAG GGAAGGGAGACCTGATTGGCTGTGAGCTGCCCCGGCGTGAGCAGGTGGTCAAGGCCAACGCCGACGTGAAGGGGCTGACGTACTGCGTCCTACAGTGTCTGCAGCTGGCCGGGCTGCATGAGAGCCTGGCTCTGTACCCCGAGTTTGCCCCCCGCTTCAGCCGAGGCCTCCGAGGGGAGCTCAGCTACAACCTGGGTGCTGGTGGAGGCCCTGCCGAG GCGGACACCAGCTCCCTGAGTGGCGACAACACCCTCATGTCTaccctggaggagaaggagacagatgGGGAGCAGGGCCCCGCAGCCTCCCCAGCCCCGGCTGATGAGCCCTCCAGCCCCCTGCTGTCCCCTGGCTGCACCTCCTCGTCCTCGGCTGCCAAGCTCCTATCGCCACGGCGAACTGCGCCCCGGCCCCGGCTGGGTGGCAGAGGGCGGCCAGGCAGGGCAGGGGCTTTGCAGGCTGAGGCCGGCCCCTCAACTCACCCTCGGAGCTTGGAGGGGCTGCGGCTGCCCCCCGTGCCATGGAATGTGCCCCCGGATCTGAGCCCCAG GGTTGTAGATGGCATTGAGGACGGCTGTGGCTCTGACCAGCCCAAGTTCTCCTTCCGTGTGAGGCAGTCTGGCCCAGAATGTAGCAGCAGCCCTTCTCCTGGACCAG CCCTGGCTGGTAACCCCATCCTACTGTCCACAGAGAACGGCCTGCTCACTGTCCCCCTTGGGCCCAGCGAGGTGAGGAACACAGACACGCTGGACAAGCTTCGGCAGGCG GTGATGGAGCTGTCTGAGCAGGTGCTGCAGATGCGGGAGGGACTGCAGTCCCTTCGCCAGGCTGTGCAGCTGGTCCTGGCACCCCATGGGGAGGGCCCCTGCCCTCGGGCATCAGGAGAGGGGCCCTGCCGGGCTGGTGCCTCTGGGCTACTGCAGCCCCTGTGTGTGGACACTGGGACATCCTCCTACTGCCTACAGCCCTCGGCTGGCTCTGTCTTGAGTGGGACCTGGCCCCACCCTCGTCCAGGGCCCCCTCCCCTCGTGGCTCCCTGGCCCTGGGGCCCCCCTGCATCTCAGAGCTCACCATGGCCTCGAGCCACTGCTTTTTGGACCTCCACCTCTGACTCGgagcccccaggctcaggagaaCTCTGCCCTGAGCCCAGCACCCCTGGCTCGCCGCCTCCTGAGGAAGGGGCTAGGACTGGGCCCCCGGAGCCAGTGAACC
- the KCNH3 gene encoding potassium voltage-gated channel subfamily H member 3 isoform X2: MPAMRGLLAPQNTFLDTIATRFDGTHSNFVLGNAQVAGLFPVVYCSDGFCDLTGFSRAEVMQRGCACSFLYGPDTSELVRQQIRKALDEHKEFKAELILYRKSGLPFWCLLDVIPIKNEKGEVALFLVSHKDISETKNRGGPDNWKESGGGRRRYGRAGSKGFNANRRRSRAVLYHLSGHLQKQPKGKHKLNKGVFGEKPNLPEYKVAAIRKSPFILLHCGALRATWDGFILLATLYVAVTVPYSVCVSTAREPSAARGPPSVCDLAVEVLFILDIVLNFRTTFVSKSGQVVFAPKSICLHYVTTWFLLDVIAALPFDLLHAFKVNVYFGAHLLKTVRLLRLLRLLPRLDRYSQYSAVVLTLLMAVFALLAHWVACVWFYIGQREIESSASELPEIGWLQELARRLETPYYLVGRSPSAGNSSGQSDNCSSSFGEANRTGPELLGGPSLRSAYITSLYFALSSLTSVGFGNVSANTDTEKIFSICTMLIGALMHAVVFGNVTAIIQRMYARRFLYHSRTRDLRDYIRIHRIPKPLKQRMLEYFQATWAVNNGIDTTELLQSLPDELRADIAMHLHKEVLQLPLFEAASRGCLRALSLALRPAFCTPGEYLIHQGDALQALYFVCSGSMEVLKGGTVLAILGKGDLIGCELPRREQVVKANADVKGLTYCVLQCLQLAGLHESLALYPEFAPRFSRGLRGELSYNLGAGGGPAEADTSSLSGDNTLMSTLEEKETDGEQGPAASPAPADEPSSPLLSPGCTSSSSAAKLLSPRRTAPRPRLGGRGRPGRAGALQAEAGPSTHPRSLEGLRLPPVPWNVPPDLSPRVVDGIEDGCGSDQPKFSFRVRQSGPECSSSPSPGPENGLLTVPLGPSEVRNTDTLDKLRQAVMELSEQVLQMREGLQSLRQAVQLVLAPHGEGPCPRASGEGPCRAGASGLLQPLCVDTGTSSYCLQPSAGSVLSGTWPHPRPGPPPLVAPWPWGPPASQSSPWPRATAFWTSTSDSEPPGSGELCPEPSTPGSPPPEEGARTGPPEPVNQAEAASTGEPPPASGGHALPWEPHSLEMVLIGCHGSGTVQWTQEEGTGV; the protein is encoded by the exons ATGCCGGCCATGCGGGGACTCCTGGCGCCGCAGAACACCTTCCTGGACACCATCGCCACGCGCTTCGACGGCACGC ATAGTAACTTCGTGCTGGGCAATGCCCAGGTGGCGGGGCTCTTCCCCGTGGTCTACTGCTCTGATGGCTTCTGTGACCTCACGGGTTTCTCCCGGGCTGAGGTCATGCAGCGGGGCTGCGCCTGCTCCTTCCTCTATGGGCCAGACACAAGTGAGCTCGTCCGCCAACAGATTCGCAAGGCCCTGGATGAGCACAAGGAGTTCAAGGCTGAGCTGATCTTGTACCGGAAGAGCG GGCTCCCGTTCTGGTGTCTTCTGGATGTGATACCCATAAAGAATGAGAAAGGGGAGGTGGCCCTCTTCCTGGTCTCTCACAAGGACATCAGTGAAACCAAGAACCGAGGGGGGCCTGACAACTGGAAGGAGTCAG GTGGTGGCCGACGCCGATATGGCCGGGCTGGATCCAAAGGTTTCAATGCCAACCGGCGGCGGAGCCGGGCTGTGCTCTACCACCTGTCTGGGCACCTGCAGAAGCAGCCCAAGGGCAAGCACAAGCTCAATAAG GGGGTGTTTGGGGAGAAGCCAAATCTGCCTGAGTACAAGGTAGCCGCCATCCGGAAGTCACCCTTCATCCTGCTGCACTGCGGGGCGCTGAGGGCCACTTGGGATGGCTTCATCCTGCTGGCCACCCTCTACGTGGCTGTCACCGTGCCCTACAGCGTGTGCGTGAGCACAGCCCGGGAGCCCAGCGCCGCCCGCGGCCCCCCCAGTGTCTGCGACCTGGCCGTGGAGGTCCTCTTCATTCTCG ACATTGTGCTGAATTTCCGCACCACGTTCGTGTCCAAGTCGGGCCAGGTGGTGTTTGCCCCCAAGTCCATCTGCCTGCACTACGTCACCACGTGGTTCCTGCTGGATGTCATCGCAGCGCTGCCCTTCGACCTGCTGCACGCCTTCAAGGTCAATGTG TACTTCGGGGCGCACCTGCTGAAGACGGTGCGACTCCTGCGGCTGCTCCGCCTGCTCCCTCGGCTGGACCGCTACTCGCAGTACAGCGCCGTGGTGCTGACCCTGCTCATGGCCGTGTTCGCCCTGCTTGCCCACTGGGTGGCCTGCGTCTGGTTCTACATCGGCCAGCGGGAAATTGAGAGCAGCGCCTCGGAGCTGCCCGAGATCG gctGGCTGCAGGAGCTGGCCCGCCGGCTGGAGACCCCCTACTACCTGGTGGGCCGGAGCCCCTCCGCAGGGAACAGCTCGGGCCAGAGTGATAACTGTAGCAGCAGCTTCGGCGAGGCCAACAGGACCGGGCCTGAGCTCCTGGGCGGCCCCTCACTGCGCAGCGCCTACATCACCTCCCTCTACTTCGCGCTCAGCAGCCTCACCAGCGTGGGCTTCGGCAACGTGTCGGCCAACACGGACACGGAGAAGATCTTCTCCATCTGCACCATGCTCATCGGCG ccctgatgCACGCGGTGGTGTTTGGGAACGTGACGGCCATCATCCAGCGCATGTACGCCCGCCGCTTTCTGTACCACAGCCGCACCCGCGACCTGCGCGACTACATCCGCATCCATCGCATCCCCAAGCCCCTCAAGCAGCGCATGCTCGAGTACTTCCAGGCGACCTGGGCGGTGAACAACGGTATCGACACCACAGAG CTGCTGCAGAGCCTCCCAGACGAGCTCCGCGCTGACATTGCCATGCATCTGCACAAGGAGGTCCTGCAGCTGCCCCTGTTCGAGGCGGCCAGCCGGGGCTGCCTGCGGGCGCTGTCCCTGGCCCTGCGGCCCGCCTTCTGCACACCGGGCGAGTACCTCATTCATCAGGGCGACGCCCTCCAGGCCCTCTACTTCGTCTGCTCCGGCTCCATGGAGGTGCTCAAGGGTGGCACCGTGCTGGCCATCCTAG GGAAGGGAGACCTGATTGGCTGTGAGCTGCCCCGGCGTGAGCAGGTGGTCAAGGCCAACGCCGACGTGAAGGGGCTGACGTACTGCGTCCTACAGTGTCTGCAGCTGGCCGGGCTGCATGAGAGCCTGGCTCTGTACCCCGAGTTTGCCCCCCGCTTCAGCCGAGGCCTCCGAGGGGAGCTCAGCTACAACCTGGGTGCTGGTGGAGGCCCTGCCGAG GCGGACACCAGCTCCCTGAGTGGCGACAACACCCTCATGTCTaccctggaggagaaggagacagatgGGGAGCAGGGCCCCGCAGCCTCCCCAGCCCCGGCTGATGAGCCCTCCAGCCCCCTGCTGTCCCCTGGCTGCACCTCCTCGTCCTCGGCTGCCAAGCTCCTATCGCCACGGCGAACTGCGCCCCGGCCCCGGCTGGGTGGCAGAGGGCGGCCAGGCAGGGCAGGGGCTTTGCAGGCTGAGGCCGGCCCCTCAACTCACCCTCGGAGCTTGGAGGGGCTGCGGCTGCCCCCCGTGCCATGGAATGTGCCCCCGGATCTGAGCCCCAG GGTTGTAGATGGCATTGAGGACGGCTGTGGCTCTGACCAGCCCAAGTTCTCCTTCCGTGTGAGGCAGTCTGGCCCAGAATGTAGCAGCAGCCCTTCTCCTGGACCAG AGAACGGCCTGCTCACTGTCCCCCTTGGGCCCAGCGAGGTGAGGAACACAGACACGCTGGACAAGCTTCGGCAGGCG GTGATGGAGCTGTCTGAGCAGGTGCTGCAGATGCGGGAGGGACTGCAGTCCCTTCGCCAGGCTGTGCAGCTGGTCCTGGCACCCCATGGGGAGGGCCCCTGCCCTCGGGCATCAGGAGAGGGGCCCTGCCGGGCTGGTGCCTCTGGGCTACTGCAGCCCCTGTGTGTGGACACTGGGACATCCTCCTACTGCCTACAGCCCTCGGCTGGCTCTGTCTTGAGTGGGACCTGGCCCCACCCTCGTCCAGGGCCCCCTCCCCTCGTGGCTCCCTGGCCCTGGGGCCCCCCTGCATCTCAGAGCTCACCATGGCCTCGAGCCACTGCTTTTTGGACCTCCACCTCTGACTCGgagcccccaggctcaggagaaCTCTGCCCTGAGCCCAGCACCCCTGGCTCGCCGCCTCCTGAGGAAGGGGCTAGGACTGGGCCCCCGGAGCCAGTGAACC
- the KCNH3 gene encoding potassium voltage-gated channel subfamily H member 3 isoform X4: MPAMRGLLAPQNTFLDTIATRFDGTHSNFVLGNAQVAGLFPVVYCSDGFCDLTGFSRAEVMQRGCACSFLYGPDTSELVRQQIRKALDEHKEFKAELILYRKSGLPFWCLLDVIPIKNEKGEVALFLVSHKDISETKNRGGPDNWKESGGGRRRYGRAGSKGFNANRRRSRAVLYHLSGHLQKQPKGKHKLNKGVFGEKPNLPEYKVAAIRKSPFILLHCGALRATWDGFILLATLYVAVTVPYSVCVSTAREPSAARGPPSVCDLAVEVLFILDIVLNFRTTFVSKSGQVVFAPKSICLHYVTTWFLLDVIAALPFDLLHAFKVNVYFGAHLLKTVRLLRLLRLLPRLDRYSQYSAVVLTLLMAVFALLAHWVACVWFYIGQREIESSASELPEIGWLQELARRLETPYYLVGRSPSAGNSSGQSDNCSSSFGEANRTGPELLGGPSLRSAYITSLYFALSSLTSVGFGNVSANTDTEKIFSICTMLIGALMHAVVFGNVTAIIQRMYARRFLYHSRTRDLRDYIRIHRIPKPLKQRMLEYFQATWAVNNGIDTTELLQSLPDELRADIAMHLHKEVLQLPLFEAASRGCLRALSLALRPAFCTPGEYLIHQGDALQALYFVCSGSMEVLKGGTVLAILGKGDLIGCELPRREQVVKANADVKGLTYCVLQCLQLAGLHESLALYPEFAPRFSRGLRGELSYNLGAGGGPAEADTSSLSGDNTLMSTLEEKETDGEQGPAASPAPADEPSSPLLSPGCTSSSSAAKLLSPRRTAPRPRLGGRGRPGRAGALQAEAGPSTHPRSLEGLRLPPVPWNVPPDLSPRVVDGIEDGCGSDQPKFSFRVRQSGPECSSSPSPGPENGLLTVPLGPSEVMELSEQVLQMREGLQSLRQAVQLVLAPHGEGPCPRASGEGPCRAGASGLLQPLCVDTGTSSYCLQPSAGSVLSGTWPHPRPGPPPLVAPWPWGPPASQSSPWPRATAFWTSTSDSEPPGSGELCPEPSTPGSPPPEEGARTGPPEPVNQAEAASTGEPPPASGGHALPWEPHSLEMVLIGCHGSGTVQWTQEEGTGV, from the exons ATGCCGGCCATGCGGGGACTCCTGGCGCCGCAGAACACCTTCCTGGACACCATCGCCACGCGCTTCGACGGCACGC ATAGTAACTTCGTGCTGGGCAATGCCCAGGTGGCGGGGCTCTTCCCCGTGGTCTACTGCTCTGATGGCTTCTGTGACCTCACGGGTTTCTCCCGGGCTGAGGTCATGCAGCGGGGCTGCGCCTGCTCCTTCCTCTATGGGCCAGACACAAGTGAGCTCGTCCGCCAACAGATTCGCAAGGCCCTGGATGAGCACAAGGAGTTCAAGGCTGAGCTGATCTTGTACCGGAAGAGCG GGCTCCCGTTCTGGTGTCTTCTGGATGTGATACCCATAAAGAATGAGAAAGGGGAGGTGGCCCTCTTCCTGGTCTCTCACAAGGACATCAGTGAAACCAAGAACCGAGGGGGGCCTGACAACTGGAAGGAGTCAG GTGGTGGCCGACGCCGATATGGCCGGGCTGGATCCAAAGGTTTCAATGCCAACCGGCGGCGGAGCCGGGCTGTGCTCTACCACCTGTCTGGGCACCTGCAGAAGCAGCCCAAGGGCAAGCACAAGCTCAATAAG GGGGTGTTTGGGGAGAAGCCAAATCTGCCTGAGTACAAGGTAGCCGCCATCCGGAAGTCACCCTTCATCCTGCTGCACTGCGGGGCGCTGAGGGCCACTTGGGATGGCTTCATCCTGCTGGCCACCCTCTACGTGGCTGTCACCGTGCCCTACAGCGTGTGCGTGAGCACAGCCCGGGAGCCCAGCGCCGCCCGCGGCCCCCCCAGTGTCTGCGACCTGGCCGTGGAGGTCCTCTTCATTCTCG ACATTGTGCTGAATTTCCGCACCACGTTCGTGTCCAAGTCGGGCCAGGTGGTGTTTGCCCCCAAGTCCATCTGCCTGCACTACGTCACCACGTGGTTCCTGCTGGATGTCATCGCAGCGCTGCCCTTCGACCTGCTGCACGCCTTCAAGGTCAATGTG TACTTCGGGGCGCACCTGCTGAAGACGGTGCGACTCCTGCGGCTGCTCCGCCTGCTCCCTCGGCTGGACCGCTACTCGCAGTACAGCGCCGTGGTGCTGACCCTGCTCATGGCCGTGTTCGCCCTGCTTGCCCACTGGGTGGCCTGCGTCTGGTTCTACATCGGCCAGCGGGAAATTGAGAGCAGCGCCTCGGAGCTGCCCGAGATCG gctGGCTGCAGGAGCTGGCCCGCCGGCTGGAGACCCCCTACTACCTGGTGGGCCGGAGCCCCTCCGCAGGGAACAGCTCGGGCCAGAGTGATAACTGTAGCAGCAGCTTCGGCGAGGCCAACAGGACCGGGCCTGAGCTCCTGGGCGGCCCCTCACTGCGCAGCGCCTACATCACCTCCCTCTACTTCGCGCTCAGCAGCCTCACCAGCGTGGGCTTCGGCAACGTGTCGGCCAACACGGACACGGAGAAGATCTTCTCCATCTGCACCATGCTCATCGGCG ccctgatgCACGCGGTGGTGTTTGGGAACGTGACGGCCATCATCCAGCGCATGTACGCCCGCCGCTTTCTGTACCACAGCCGCACCCGCGACCTGCGCGACTACATCCGCATCCATCGCATCCCCAAGCCCCTCAAGCAGCGCATGCTCGAGTACTTCCAGGCGACCTGGGCGGTGAACAACGGTATCGACACCACAGAG CTGCTGCAGAGCCTCCCAGACGAGCTCCGCGCTGACATTGCCATGCATCTGCACAAGGAGGTCCTGCAGCTGCCCCTGTTCGAGGCGGCCAGCCGGGGCTGCCTGCGGGCGCTGTCCCTGGCCCTGCGGCCCGCCTTCTGCACACCGGGCGAGTACCTCATTCATCAGGGCGACGCCCTCCAGGCCCTCTACTTCGTCTGCTCCGGCTCCATGGAGGTGCTCAAGGGTGGCACCGTGCTGGCCATCCTAG GGAAGGGAGACCTGATTGGCTGTGAGCTGCCCCGGCGTGAGCAGGTGGTCAAGGCCAACGCCGACGTGAAGGGGCTGACGTACTGCGTCCTACAGTGTCTGCAGCTGGCCGGGCTGCATGAGAGCCTGGCTCTGTACCCCGAGTTTGCCCCCCGCTTCAGCCGAGGCCTCCGAGGGGAGCTCAGCTACAACCTGGGTGCTGGTGGAGGCCCTGCCGAG GCGGACACCAGCTCCCTGAGTGGCGACAACACCCTCATGTCTaccctggaggagaaggagacagatgGGGAGCAGGGCCCCGCAGCCTCCCCAGCCCCGGCTGATGAGCCCTCCAGCCCCCTGCTGTCCCCTGGCTGCACCTCCTCGTCCTCGGCTGCCAAGCTCCTATCGCCACGGCGAACTGCGCCCCGGCCCCGGCTGGGTGGCAGAGGGCGGCCAGGCAGGGCAGGGGCTTTGCAGGCTGAGGCCGGCCCCTCAACTCACCCTCGGAGCTTGGAGGGGCTGCGGCTGCCCCCCGTGCCATGGAATGTGCCCCCGGATCTGAGCCCCAG GGTTGTAGATGGCATTGAGGACGGCTGTGGCTCTGACCAGCCCAAGTTCTCCTTCCGTGTGAGGCAGTCTGGCCCAGAATGTAGCAGCAGCCCTTCTCCTGGACCAG AGAACGGCCTGCTCACTGTCCCCCTTGGGCCCAGCGAG GTGATGGAGCTGTCTGAGCAGGTGCTGCAGATGCGGGAGGGACTGCAGTCCCTTCGCCAGGCTGTGCAGCTGGTCCTGGCACCCCATGGGGAGGGCCCCTGCCCTCGGGCATCAGGAGAGGGGCCCTGCCGGGCTGGTGCCTCTGGGCTACTGCAGCCCCTGTGTGTGGACACTGGGACATCCTCCTACTGCCTACAGCCCTCGGCTGGCTCTGTCTTGAGTGGGACCTGGCCCCACCCTCGTCCAGGGCCCCCTCCCCTCGTGGCTCCCTGGCCCTGGGGCCCCCCTGCATCTCAGAGCTCACCATGGCCTCGAGCCACTGCTTTTTGGACCTCCACCTCTGACTCGgagcccccaggctcaggagaaCTCTGCCCTGAGCCCAGCACCCCTGGCTCGCCGCCTCCTGAGGAAGGGGCTAGGACTGGGCCCCCGGAGCCAGTGAACC